From Suricata suricatta isolate VVHF042 chromosome 1, meerkat_22Aug2017_6uvM2_HiC, whole genome shotgun sequence, a single genomic window includes:
- the CHRNB3 gene encoding neuronal acetylcholine receptor subunit beta-3: protein MQEWTDHKLRWNPDEYGGIHSIKVPSESLWLPDIVLFENADGRFEGSLMTKVIVRSNGTVIWTPPASYKSSCTMDVTFFPFDRQNCSMKFGSWTYDGTMVDLVLINENVDRKDFFDSGEWEILNAKGMKGNRRDGSYSYPFITYSFVLRRLPLFYTLFLIIPCLGLSFLTVLVFYLPSDEGEKLSLSTSVLVSLTVFLLVIEEIIPSSSKVIPLIGEYLLFIMIFVTLSIIVTVFVINVHHRSSSTYHPMAPWVKSLFLQKLPKLLCMKDHMDRYSFPDKDESQPVVKGKVLEKRKQRQISDGEKVLVAFLEKAADSIRYISRHVKKEHFINQVVQDWKFVAQVLDRIFLWLFLIVSVTGSVLIFTPALKMWLHSSH, encoded by the exons ATGCAGGAATGGACAGACCACAAGTTACGCTGGAATCCTGATGAATATGGTGGAATTCATTCAATTAAAGTTCCATCAGAATCTCTCTGGCTTCCTGACATAGTTCTCTTTGAAAA TGCAGATGGACGCTTCGAAGGTTCCCTCATGACCAAAGTCATAGTGAGATCTAACGGCACCGTCATTTGGACCCCTCCGGCCAGTTACAAAAGTTCATGCACCATGGACGTCACGTTTTTCCCATTTGACCGGCAGAACTGCTCCATGAAATTTGGATCGTGGACTTACGATGGTACCATGGTTGATCTTGTtttgataaatgaaaatgttGACAGAAAAGACTTCTTTGATAGCGGAGAATGGGAAATACTCAATGCGAAAGGGATGAAGGGCAACAGGAGAGATGGCTCTTACTCCTATCCGTTCATCACTTACTCTTTCGTACTACGCCGCCTGCCCCTGTTCTACACCCTCTTCCTGATAATCCCCTGCCTGGGGCTGTCTTTTCTGACAGTGCTCGTGTTCTATTTGCCTTCTGATGAAGGAGAAAAGCTTTCCCTGTCAACCTCTGTTCTGGTTTCCCtgacagtttttcttttagtaattgaGGAAATAATCCCGTCTTCCTCAAAAGTCATTCCTCTCATTGGGGAGTACCTGCTGTTCATTATGATTTTCGTTACCCTGTCaattattgttactgtttttgtgaTTAATGTGCACCACAGATCTTCTTCAACTTACCATCCCATGGCCCCCTGGGTTAAGAGCCTCTTTCTGCAAAAACTTCCCAAATTGCTTTGTATGAAGGACCACATGGATCGCTACTCTTTCCCAGACAAAGATGAGAGCCAACCAGTGGTGAAGGGTAAAGttctagaaaaaaggaaacaaagacagatTAGTGATGGAGAAAAAGTTCTTGTTGCTTTCTTGGAAAAGGCCGCTGATTCCATTAGATACATTTCCAGGCATGTGAAGAAAGAGCATTTCATCAACCAG GTAGTTCAAGACTGGAAATTCGTAGCCCAAGTTCTGGACCGAATCTTCCTGTGGCTCTTTCTGATCGTGTCAGTTACAGGCTCTGTCCTGATTTTTACTCCTGCTTTGAAGATGTGGCTACATAGCTCCCACTAG